Part of the Vibrio penaeicida genome is shown below.
GGGCGATGTAAGGCATCACTAATGTCCAATCTTCATATTGTGTGCCCAACCAAATTCCGTAGGCGTCTTTTCCACCTAACTGATAAAAGTCTGCCAGCGCGCTGTAATCGGTTGTTCCGTTAAAAATGGCATACCAAGACAACGCTTCTTTGCCAACGTACGAGTCTAGATCGAACATTGCCCATCCTTGCACTTCTCACACTCTTCGCAGAATGGAGCCGCTGCTTTCATCGTGGCGATTTGCGCGGGTGTAAGAATCGGGGCAGGCGCACTCGGTGGTGGCTCTGGTTGCCCAGGTTGTATGGCCGCTTGTCCTCTAAACCCGCTGCCGCTGCCTGCCGCGCCACCTGAGTTTAGGTTGACACCTGCTCCAGATAGCGTGACGCCAGAAGCGTCAATGGTGACAAAACTGCCTCCCGCTTTAATCGTGATTTCATTATCGGCTTCGAGTACGACTTTTTGTCCGGATTTTACGTGGATCTCGGTGCCTGCTTCACTCGCCCAATTATTGGATGATTTCTGATGAATAGAACCATCGGTGATCAAGGTATGATCGGCTGCAACTTTGATCCGGCTTTCCCCATCTACCGTGAGGTGCTGATTATTTTTCACATGGGTAAACTGGTCGTTGTCCACCGTGTGATGTTCATCGTTGTGAATGTGAGTGGTGCTGTCGTTTTGCACATCCCGTTCTAAATCCTTCTGAGCATGCAGGTAGACTTTCTCGTTCTCGGCTTGGTCCTCAAAACTCAGTTCATTGAAGCCGTCGCCTTGGTGGGTTTCACTGCGGATAACGGTTTTGGTTTTGTTGTCCGGCAAGGTATAAGGCGGAATGTTGGTGGCGTGATAGGTACGCCCAGTAATAATCGGCTGGTCAGGGTCGCCATTTAAGAACGACACAATCACCTCATGCCCAATACGCGGTATCGCCATCATGCCGTATTGGCTGCCCGCCCAACCCTGAGAGACACGAACCCAGCACGAACTCAGCTCATCACTGTTGGAATACCTATCCCACGGGAAATGAACTTTCACACGCCCATGCTCATCACAGAAGATTTCTTCCCCTTCCGGTCCCACCACGGTTGCCATCATCGGACCATCGACTTGCGGCTTCGGGGTTGGCGTTGCGCGCCACTGGCGCTGAGCGGGAATGACTGTAAACGTGTTGCCATAAGTGGTGACCCCGCTGCCACCTTCCTCTTCCAGGGCTTGAGGCTGCTTGCCTGTGTGAGTCGCACTCACCACCAGCCAAGTGCGGTTACAACTCTCATCCAAATGGTCAGATAAAGTAAACTTGGTGCCCGCTTGCAGGGCAGGGTGGTTGCTTTGCCCGGTGGCAATGTGGGCAGTGCGGCGAAGGTAATCCAACCGATATTGGCTGAACGCCGCGCCACTGTCGTCGTCTTTGTAGCGAGCAGGGGCATCGTAATGCTCATAGCCATCGCGTTGATAGCTCATCTCCTCACCAAGCTGCTCTTGTTTAAAGGAGTAGGTGGGCTTCTTAAAGCTGTATTCTTGAAACTGAACGCTAGACACATCGGAGCGCACTCGCTCGGTGAGCCCAAAGACATAAGGGGTATCCATGGTGCCGCCGGCTAGCGCGTTATAAGGCACTGGAAACGGGTAGGTGTCGTAGGCTTGGGTGTCATCACAAAACACAATCGTGTGTTTACTCGTCTGATGAACAAAGCGATAGACCAATCCCTCTTCGGCGGCGAGGCGATGCATAAAGTCCAAATCGGTTTCCCGATACTGAACACAAAACTCTCGGGGCAAGCAGGACCGCTTCAGGGAAAAGGCATAATCGTTGATGCCCATTTCCTGAAACAGCACAGACAGAATCTCAGGCACCGTTAAATCTTGAAAGATGCGACTGTTCTGACGCAAAGACAACCGCTCAATGGCAGGGACTAACGTTAGTGAATAAAAGGTATGCTGATGCCCAGTGTCGCCTTTTGAAAAGGCGCGGACAATGCCGTGAACACGTTGAGTGACTTCCCCATTTTGAATCACCGACAGCCAAGCGTTTTTGTCCACCACTTGTTCAGGAGTGATGTCCATAGAGCGGCTGGCGAGTTCAATGTGATAGCGAAAGCCATGACAGCCCTGATAGTTCGACAGGGATTCTTGCCCGTGATACTCGCGCACAATCAAGGTATCCGAAGCCAGTCCTTCGACATCCAATGAGAAGTTTAAGGTGCCCATGCAATCAATCCGTTAATTCAAAGTACATGTAACGACAAAAGCAAAGCCCCG
Proteins encoded:
- a CDS encoding type VI secretion system Vgr family protein, producing the protein MGTLNFSLDVEGLASDTLIVREYHGQESLSNYQGCHGFRYHIELASRSMDITPEQVVDKNAWLSVIQNGEVTQRVHGIVRAFSKGDTGHQHTFYSLTLVPAIERLSLRQNSRIFQDLTVPEILSVLFQEMGINDYAFSLKRSCLPREFCVQYRETDLDFMHRLAAEEGLVYRFVHQTSKHTIVFCDDTQAYDTYPFPVPYNALAGGTMDTPYVFGLTERVRSDVSSVQFQEYSFKKPTYSFKQEQLGEEMSYQRDGYEHYDAPARYKDDDSGAAFSQYRLDYLRRTAHIATGQSNHPALQAGTKFTLSDHLDESCNRTWLVVSATHTGKQPQALEEEGGSGVTTYGNTFTVIPAQRQWRATPTPKPQVDGPMMATVVGPEGEEIFCDEHGRVKVHFPWDRYSNSDELSSCWVRVSQGWAGSQYGMMAIPRIGHEVIVSFLNGDPDQPIITGRTYHATNIPPYTLPDNKTKTVIRSETHQGDGFNELSFEDQAENEKVYLHAQKDLERDVQNDSTTHIHNDEHHTVDNDQFTHVKNNQHLTVDGESRIKVAADHTLITDGSIHQKSSNNWASEAGTEIHVKSGQKVVLEADNEITIKAGGSFVTIDASGVTLSGAGVNLNSGGAAGSGSGFRGQAAIQPGQPEPPPSAPAPILTPAQIATMKAAAPFCEECEKCKDGQCSI